The following DNA comes from Fusobacteriaceae bacterium.
AGCGAACAATCTGCGATTGCATCCGCAGCCGCAATCAGATGGATGGCGCCATTGTAACTGACGCGATGAGGCGTTATGTGACGCGACGCGACAAGAACCTGAACGTCCTCATGGAAATTGCGGATATTTTTTGCGTCGCCAAGCTGCTTAGAAGCTATATGGAGGTTCTCTTATGAAAACATCAACCCAGTTGAAGGCGCTTGTCCGCAATCTTTCGAAAGAAAAAAACGTGAACGCAGAGATTATCCTGCGGAATTTTATGCTTGAACGCTTCCTCGAACGCGTTTCTTTTTCGAAATACAGCAAAAATTTCATTCTCAAGGGCGGAATGCTCATTGCTGCAATCGTTGGAATGAATACAAGAACCACGATGGACATGGACGTAACTATCAAGGGAAAATCGTTGACTGAAGCCCAAATCAAAGAAATCTTTGAGGATATTCTGAGCGTCTCCATCAAAGATAACGTTGTTTTTTCCTATCGAAAAATTGAGGAAATGCGTGAAGAAGCCGAATATCCTGGTTACCGCGTTTCGATTGACGCCCTTCTGGATAAGACCCGTCAAATCATGCACATTGATATTACGACTGGCGATTTTATCACGCCGGGAGAAATCGAATACAGCTATAAGCTTATGTTTGAGAACAGGTCTATCAGCATCTTTGCCTATAATCTCGAAACTGTTTTGGCAGAAAAATTTGAAACTATTGTCAGTCGCGGTGTAACCAATTCCCGGATGCGGGACTTTTACGACATTTATGTTTTAACCGGAACACAAAAAATTGATGCAGACACGTTTCGTATGGCGTTGGTCAATACATCAAAAAAGAGGGGGACGTTCACCCAGATGGCAGATGCCTCTACCTCCATACAACGGATTGCAACAAGTCAGGTATTGATTGATCTCTGGAACCGCTACCAGAAAAATTACAGCTACGCCGCCGACCTTTCTTGGGAAATGGCTGTTAATTCGCTTCGAAAGCTCAATGAAACGCTGTGATATTGATGATGGGAATCGTT
Coding sequences within:
- a CDS encoding nucleotidyl transferase AbiEii/AbiGii toxin family protein, whose amino-acid sequence is MKTSTQLKALVRNLSKEKNVNAEIILRNFMLERFLERVSFSKYSKNFILKGGMLIAAIVGMNTRTTMDMDVTIKGKSLTEAQIKEIFEDILSVSIKDNVVFSYRKIEEMREEAEYPGYRVSIDALLDKTRQIMHIDITTGDFITPGEIEYSYKLMFENRSISIFAYNLETVLAEKFETIVSRGVTNSRMRDFYDIYVLTGTQKIDADTFRMALVNTSKKRGTFTQMADASTSIQRIATSQVLIDLWNRYQKNYSYAADLSWEMAVNSLRKLNETL